The proteins below are encoded in one region of Sphingobacterium sp. R2:
- a CDS encoding RagB/SusD family nutrient uptake outer membrane protein, which translates to MNIKTLSVAFLLACSTISCSKFLDKEPENEVSVELIFSDMPGAKSALAGVYNNLFQSDYYNGLRMVYPDLIGGNLTFAAAGRTTLLTLYSFETDADNDTMNKLYSYQYTLLNAINNIIKRVPEIANISTLERNHIMAQAYGLRALVHFDLVQFYAQPYIYTKDASHMGIILAKSTILPKDAQIARSSVAEVYQHIESDLNLADSLFANSKTVFEGNAKIYMNLQATKALQARLALNRGDWQKAYQLSAELLKANYSLYTNAEYVGSWKQANTKESIFELAVPSNYSGNSIGSYYVKDSGNSYYQFAPSQDLLGLYGADDVRATGGIFKYPTLQTAVTSVKLIRLSEIYLIHAEAAAELGHTEEAVVSLNAIRLRGNPKLGAYVFTTKNLLINEVLDERRRELCLEGLLYLDLMRRGLSVKRNDCTGTNCNVTFPNDHMVLPIPKQSVLSNNRMIQNPGY; encoded by the coding sequence ATGAACATAAAGACACTAAGTGTTGCTTTCCTTTTGGCCTGTAGCACAATAAGCTGCTCAAAATTTCTAGATAAAGAACCCGAAAACGAGGTATCGGTCGAGCTGATTTTCTCCGATATGCCGGGCGCAAAATCAGCACTTGCAGGGGTGTACAACAACCTGTTTCAGTCGGACTATTACAATGGTTTACGCATGGTTTACCCGGACCTAATCGGCGGAAATTTGACATTTGCCGCAGCGGGTAGAACGACGCTGTTAACTCTTTATTCATTTGAAACCGACGCTGACAACGATACCATGAACAAGTTATACAGCTATCAGTATACGTTGCTCAATGCCATCAACAATATCATCAAGCGTGTCCCGGAAATAGCCAACATCAGTACGCTTGAACGCAATCACATCATGGCGCAGGCTTATGGCTTGCGGGCATTGGTTCATTTTGATCTCGTACAGTTCTATGCGCAGCCCTATATTTATACAAAGGATGCTTCGCATATGGGCATTATACTCGCCAAAAGCACAATTCTACCCAAAGATGCACAAATAGCACGCTCTAGTGTAGCAGAAGTATACCAACATATCGAAAGTGATCTGAATCTGGCTGATTCGTTATTTGCCAATAGCAAAACCGTATTTGAGGGCAATGCCAAAATATATATGAACCTCCAGGCAACTAAAGCGCTTCAAGCAAGGTTGGCTCTCAATCGCGGTGACTGGCAGAAAGCTTACCAGCTGAGTGCCGAATTGCTCAAAGCAAACTATTCGCTATACACCAACGCTGAGTATGTCGGTAGCTGGAAACAGGCCAATACCAAAGAATCTATTTTCGAATTGGCCGTTCCGAGCAATTATTCCGGCAACTCAATCGGTAGTTACTATGTTAAAGATTCCGGAAATTCTTATTATCAGTTCGCGCCAAGTCAAGACCTCCTCGGATTGTATGGGGCGGATGATGTGAGGGCCACAGGGGGAATATTTAAATATCCAACACTACAAACGGCAGTAACCAGTGTCAAGTTGATCCGCCTTTCGGAAATATACCTGATTCATGCCGAGGCAGCAGCTGAACTCGGTCATACTGAAGAGGCTGTTGTCAGTCTGAATGCCATCCGACTCCGCGGTAATCCGAAGCTCGGAGCCTATGTTTTCACCACGAAAAATCTGTTGATCAATGAGGTCCTTGACGAACGTCGCCGTGAGCTCTGTCTTGAAGGACTATTATACCTTGATTTGATGCGCAGGGGGCTATCTGTTAAGCGCAATGACTGTACAGGGACAAACTGCAACGTCACTTTCCCAAATGATCATATGGTATTGCCCATCCCAAAGCAGTCCGTGCTTTCCAATAACCGCATGATACAGAATCCTGGCTATTAA